ATCATTAAAACTTAACGGCTGATTTCCTTTCTCATAAATGATATTTGAGTTTTTTACAATTACCTTTCTTATGATGACAGGAAACTGAATTCCCTTTATTTCAGATTTCTGCTTTTGAGCGACTTCACGGGTTTTTATTGTACCGTGCACCCCATTCACCAGGATATCTTTAACATCGAGATTAAGTTTTTTATCGATAAATTCCCATTTGTTGATATTAAAAGCAACATGGTTCGCCTTAAGATCCATTGATGTTTTTGAATCTGTTGGTAATGCAGTAATATCTCTTATCTCTCCACTCTTTGGGTTTAGTGCAATGCTGCTAACCTTAATATTCTGCTTGCCCGCATAATAAATATTTCTGCCAGAAAAGTTAAAATTTTTATACCCTACAGGAATAATATTCTCAGCAGACTCTTTATTAAATACAAACTTATTGATATTAAGGTTCAAACTTTGAGCAGACAAAAGTTTATTACCATCCGGTTTAATAATCCGTACTTCACCGTTTCTCAATACAACATCTTCGAGGTTCACTTCAAAATTGAAAGGTTTACCTTTTTTTTGGGCCGGAGCTCCGGTATCATATACTAGCAATATCGGATCAAGGAGGCTTGCATTAGCAAGAGAAATATTATTTTTCTTTAAAACAACATCCTTAAATTCCATTCTCTGAATGTTGAACTGGAATAATTTATTTTTCTGGGGATAAAATCTTTTGAACTGATTGATGGTCAATAACGGCAACAGCTTAAAATCTTCTACCCGCATTTGCCCGTTTGTGGTTGTTATTTTGTTGATTTTTATGGCATAAATATTATCCGGGCGAAAGAAAAAATCTTTTCCTTTGATATCATACCGATCAAACACCACGGGTAATTTGTCTTCTACAGACTCCTCAGTCATCTGAAGGTTTTCGACAAATAAATTAAACTCCTTAACTCCTACAAACTTTTGTTTTGTGTGTCTGAATACGTTAATGTTCCCGTTGTTGATCCGTATATTCTCAAACAACACCGGGTTACGCTTCTTTCCTGTCTTTTTATCTATGGGCTTAGCAAGCGTAATATTCAGATTGGGTTTCACCAACGAAAGATCCTTTGAACTGATCTTCTTATTAAATAAGGCATCATAAATCCCGAATCTACTGATCTTCAAGGTATCTATTGTCCCTTGCAGACCTATCACATCCGTATTTTGTGGGTTTTTACTATTAACTGTTATTCCTTGGGCCAGGATATTTCCACTTCCCAAATCCACATCGAGCTTCTTGTAGGAAACTTTATAATCTGTATTGTTCTTGATATATTTAGGAAGCTGGGTTTTAAGCCAGATATTTAATCCGAGGTTAGCCAGCAAAAAAATGACAGCTAATACTCCCAGGCTAATCAATAGCTTTTTAACCCATTTTTTCATATTTGTGATTTCAGGTAATTATATCTAAATATAACATTAATTTTTTACACTCAACTCTATTACATACCCTTCATGTCCTCTTACATTTATAAAATCTCCTCCCTGGAATCCTAAGTACTGTCCTTTTATCCCGGTTAACTTTCCCGTAAATTCAGGTTTTTTATCCAGCGTAAATGAGCTGACTTTTTCCGGCTTGTCAAAAGGGTAATCAAATTTCCAAAGTTCTTCTCCTTCACTGTAAAATTTCTGAAAGTCATCAGGAAAATACTGTTTTATTTTCTGCTGAAAATCCGCCAGATCCAGCTCTCCTTCAAAATCATCCTGAAGCATTTTCTTCCAGTTGGTTTTATCCGGTAAATGATCTTTTAATGCAACTTCTATCATTCCCGCTTCATAGCGGTTTTCCGTCCTGGCAATAGGTAAAGCAAAAGTTGCGCCCTGATCGATCCATCTTGTTGGGATCTGGGTATTTCGTGTCACTCCTACTTTCACATCTCCTGTATAGGCTAAATATACGGTATGCGGTTGCAGCTGGATTTCTTTTTCTATTTCCAGGTCACGCTCTGCTACTCCCAAATGAGCGGTTGAAAGTTCGGGACGGATAATAGTGTCACTTGCATATGGGCTTTCAAAAAAGCAGCTTTTGCAGAAACCCATTCTGTATATGGGTTTATTTTCTCCACAGTTTACACACTGGAACCCTGTATGTCTTATGGTCAGCTCTTTCCCGAACAATTCATTCATGTGAATAAGGTCCCCGGAAAGATTAAGATAGTACTGAATCGGCTGATCATCATAACTCGTCATTTTTAAAATTTGCCCTTGAAACTGCATATTAACTTTATATTACTTTTTTAAGTAAATTTAATGATTATATTTTCAAGTAGTAAATTTTATATTTTTGTGCTAATAAAAAAACACGAATGAGGTATCTTATAACTGGAGGAAGTGGATTTATCGGTTCTCATTTGATAGAATCCCTGTTGAAAAATGGACATTCTGTCATAAACGTAGACAACTTTGATAATTTTTATAATTATCAGATAAAAATTAAAAATACATTAGAATCTGTAGGTAAAACTTTGGA
The sequence above is drawn from the Chryseobacterium daecheongense genome and encodes:
- a CDS encoding DUF2797 domain-containing protein, with the translated sequence MQFQGQILKMTSYDDQPIQYYLNLSGDLIHMNELFGKELTIRHTGFQCVNCGENKPIYRMGFCKSCFFESPYASDTIIRPELSTAHLGVAERDLEIEKEIQLQPHTVYLAYTGDVKVGVTRNTQIPTRWIDQGATFALPIARTENRYEAGMIEVALKDHLPDKTNWKKMLQDDFEGELDLADFQQKIKQYFPDDFQKFYSEGEELWKFDYPFDKPEKVSSFTLDKKPEFTGKLTGIKGQYLGFQGGDFINVRGHEGYVIELSVKN